From the genome of Prosthecobacter fusiformis:
ATGATGCGATCGTTCAGCTTTACTACAGAGGACAGAAGCCGGGTGTGGACCAGCCGCTGACCTCCACGGTGACGGCGGGGGGCGGTAAGTACCTCTTTGACGGATTGTGGGAGGGGCAGTATTTCGTGCATCTGCCAGCCAGACAGTTCCTCTCTGAGGGCGTGTTGAGCGGGCTTTTCAGTCTGGAGGACGTGGTGGCTGGTGATGATGACCAGGGGCAGGATGCCCTGGATGGAACTCATCCGACTGTGGAAGGTATCAGCACCGGATGGGTGACGCTGATCCGTGACAATGCACCTGTGGACTCTGGAATTGAGACCGGTTTTGCAGCCAACGATGACAATGGGGATGATGCTAATGGCGACATGACCGTGGACTTTGGCCTTTTCCGTCCGGTGGCGGTGGGGAACCTGGTGTTCATCGATAGCAATTCCAATGGCCACTTTGATGAAGGTGAAGGCGTGAGCGGGGTGACTGTGGAGCTTTATGCATCCAATCAGGTGCCTGGGGATGAGCCGGCGTTGATGACCACCGTCACGGACAGCCTGGGTCTCTACCTCTTTGATTTCCTGCGCACAGGCAGTTACATCGTGCACATCCCGGCAAGCATGTTCGCGAATGGTGGCCCGCTTTATCAGAGGGTGAGCCTTGATGAAGGACTTTCCGGGGATGACGACATTGGGGAAGATGGGATCAACGAAGGCAATCCAGCCGAAGTGGGCGTGAGCTCGTCCATCATCAACCTTTTCCCAGGCTCCGCCCCGAGTTTCCTGACTGGAGAGACAGGATTCAATTCCAACAGCGACAATGAAAATGACGCGGCAGTGGACCTGACTGTGGACTTTGGTTTCCAGAGTCCCGTGGGCGTGGGCAACCTCGTCTATATGGACACACCAGATAATGGTGTGGATGACGTTTGGGTGGAAATATACAGTGCTGACCAGCAGCCTGGGCTGTCCACACCGCTGTATCGTCAGAGGACAGCCAATGGCGGACGCTACTTCTTCGATTATCTCATTGATGGAGAGTATATTGTCCACATTCCGGCCTCCGAGTTTGGAGTCGGACGTCCATTGTTCCAGGCTGTTTCACTCACGGGTGCTCAGACTGGACCCGAGGACGATGACAAGGGGGAGGATGGCATCGACAATGCCAATCCGCTGCAAAATGGCATCAGCACACGGATGATCTCCCTGGCTGCGGATACATCACCCACCGATACGGACACAGAAACCGGTGTCTCTGCTGGCCTCGACAATTTCGACGACAACAACTTCGATCTCACGGTGGACTTTGGTTTCACCATGAGCAGCCAGAACGGCGTGGGCGTGGGCAACTTGGTTTATCGAGATGCCAATGGTAATAGTAGCTATGATGCGGACGAGGGTGTGGACGGCGTGCGCGTCGAGCTGTTCCCTGCGGATGCAGATTTGGAGACGAATTCCCCGATGGCCATCACGGATACGACGAATGAGGGCATCTACTTTTTCGGCGGCCTTGAGGCTGGAGATTATGTGGTGAGAATCCCTGCCAGCGAGTTTGCCCTTGGGCGGCCTCTTTATGGCTGGAATTCTCTGCCAGGGCAGGGCGGGGATGATGGCATCGACGACCATCTGGATGAAAACGGCAGCGATGCAGATCCAGTGCAGTTTGGCGTGGTTTCGGCCGTCATCCAGCTTGAGCCTGGAACGGAGCCAGAAAACAGCTCGGGCGAATTTGGCCGAGATGCCTTCATGGATGATGCGAATGATGCCAACGCTGACCTGACCGTGGACTTTGGTTTCGGCAAACTGGCTGCTGTGGGCAATCTGGTCTTCATTGATGAAAACGGCAATGGCCATGCCGATGCTGGAGAAGGCCTGGAAGGTGTGACCGTGGAACTTTTTGAGGAAGGTGCAGACCCTCTCAATGCTGAGCCTGTGGGCACGGCGGTCACGGATGTAGATGGCCATTACCTGATTTCAGAGTTGCAGCCTGGCAGCTACTTCCTGCATGTGCCCTTTGACACGTTCCTGTCAGGAAGTCCGCTCTATCTGCATCTGAGCACCACAGGAACATCTGTGGGCGATGATAATACGGGTGAAGATGGTGTGGATGATGCCCGGCCCGATCTCAATGGGATCAGCACGGCAGTATTCGCCCTGAGCGCCACGACTTCTCCTGCGGGGACGTCGGCAGAAGGTGGCTTGGGTGGTGCGTCTGACGATACCAATGATGCATCTGTGGATTTGACCCGTGACTTTGGTTTTGTGCCGCAGGTGCAGGTGGGCAATTTGATCTTCAGTGACGATAATGAGGATGGATACTTCGATATAGATACCGAATACGGTATCGAAGGTGTGACCGTGGAATTGTGGTCGAATGACCCTGGAGCCACGGAACCGCTAGCGACGACGACTTCCGATGCTAACGGCATTTATAGCTTCACGACCGTTCCGGGATCCTATCATCTGCGCGTGGATGCTGCCCAGTTCGCGGCAGAGGCGGTGCTGGAAAATCGGGTGCCTTCATCCATCGTCACACCGAATGAAGAGGATATCTTTGTGGATGATGACTTTGGCCAGGATGCCTATGCCACCGGCGATGTGACGGTCAGCGGAGTGCGCACAGCAGCCTTCACACTCATGCCGCAGGCAGCTCCTGGGGAGGAAAATGGAGAGACTGGATTCCTGTTCTATGAAGATGACTTGGTGGATCTGGACTCGGATCTGACGGTGGATCTTGGCTTTGTGCCGGGGGCTGGCGGATTTGGCATGGCTGGACGTGGGATGAGCATGGCTCCTGCCGCTAGCACTGGGACTGAGACAGGTGGTACCTGGGAGACGGCCTCGGCTGACATTGGCCCGCCTGAGGGAGACCTGGATGCGGACGGTGCAGCCAACCTGCTGGAATACGCCCTGGGCACGGACCCTGCATCAGGCATCCAGACACCGCATTTCTTCCTGCAAACGGATGCTGCTACTGGCCGTGTGGATGCCGTGGTGATCCGCCCTAGCGGTGGCCGTGCAGACATCATTTACCAGCCGGAATCTCGTCTGGATCTGCGCAGTGGTGACTGGCTGCGCCTAACGGCTCCTCCGACCATCACACAGAACAATGATGGCACCGAAACTCTTCGTTACACAGGTGTATCCGGTGTGGGTGAACTGGGCTTCCTGCGCTTAAATGTGAGCCTGGATGCTGATCTCAATGGACGTGCTGAGGCCACTGCTGCCACAGCCACTCACGCCTGGATACGCCGCGATATCACGGGCCAGCAAAGCTTCTCGATGCCGCTTCTGGATGCGGATGTTTTCCAGGGGACGAATATCTCCGGGGTGAAGAGCCGCCTGGAAAATGGACGTGCCTATTATGTGGAAGTCCTCAATGGAAGCCACGAAGGGCAAAGGTATGAACTGGATGAAGAGGCGACGAGCAACAATGCCCTGGCCTTTGAATCCACTACTCCAGATCTCAGCGGTGTACGTCTGGCCGTGCGCCCACACTGGACGGTGGACCGTCTCTTCCCGGCGGATGCCCTGAATGCAGGTGCAGATGAAAGCGTGGCTGACCGTCTCCTGTTCTTTGATACCGCCTCCGGGACCTTTGTCACAAGCTGGCTATCCGCCGATGGCTGGACGGGTGGTAGTGATGGCAAGCGCATCCTTGCCCCTGGTGAAGGTCTATTCATTCACGCCCGCAGTGGTACGGTTTCACTGACCCTGACTGGTGTGGTGAGAGACACGAAATTCGCGCTCCCTGTCTCGGCAGGTATGCAGCTCATCGGCAGCGGCTTCCCGGCGGCCCATACGGTGCAGTCCCTCGGCCTGACCACGGAGGCTGGATTCGCATCCTCCGAGACCCCGGCGCAGGCCACGCGGCTGCGGCTTTGGAAAGGTGACATCACCCCTGGGGACGGCAGCTACCGTAATTTGTATCTTCAGAATCCGGGCTCGGTTTGGCTGGATGAAGCGGATGGCACAGATGTCAGCACGCAGACTCTCTTTGAGCCGACTCGCGCCTGGTTCCTGGTTACTCCGGTGGCCGTGCCAGGGTATCAAGAGCCGTGATATGGTTTACATCAAAAAGCCCCGCAGACGATGAAGTCGGCGGGGCTTTCTTTTTGGAGCTAAGGGGATGCTAATGGGGCCTAGCGCTGAACTTTGGAGTCGCCGCCCTCGGCCAGCTTCTGCACTTCCACCAGGGTGGCCATGCTGGTATCTCCGGGAGTGGTCATGGCCAGGGCACCGTGGGCGGCACCGTAGTCCACAGCCTTTTGCGGATCGTTTTCCAAAAGCATCCCTGCCACCAGACCGGCGACGAAGCTGTCTCCGGCACCGATGCGGTCCAGGATATCGAAACGCGGGTAGTTGCGGCTGCGGTAGAACTGTCCTTCGTGATAGCAGAGGGCACCCCAGTCATTGACACTGGCTGTGTGCACTCGGCGCAGGGTGGCGGCGACGGTTTTGAGGTTCGGATATTCTCCGATCAGGCGCTCGATGGCCGGACGCAGCTTGGAGTCTTCGATGGCAAAGATGTCATCTGGATCTGTGGCGACGGCGCTGGCCACCGGCGGCTCATCACTGAGCACGCCGAACATCACATCAATGTAAGGGGCGAGCTGGCGGTTGAGCGCCTGCGCACCGGGAAAACCGCCGCGCTCCTGCCAGAGGGAGGGGCGGTAGTTGAGGTCATAGCTGACGGTCACGCCGTGACGCTTCGCGGCCTCGCAGGCCTGGATGGTCAGCTCGGCCGTGGATTCGGACAGCCCGGCGAAGATGCCGCCCGTGTGCAGCCAGCGGCAGCCCAGGGTGCCAAAAAGATGGTCGAAATCGAAGTCGCCCGGCTTCAGTTGTGAGGCCGCACTGTGGCCGCGGTCCACGCTGCCCTTGGCCCCGCGCACGCCAAAACCGCGCTCAGTGAAGTTGATCGGATTGCGCACGCGTTTGCCCATGCCGTCATACGGCACCCATTTGATGAGGTCGGTATCGACACCGCCTTGCAGGATCAGGTCCTCGATCAGGCGGCCGATTTCATTGTCCGCAAAGGCGGTCAGGATGCCAGTGCGAAGGCCAAAGCAGCGCCGTCCGCCGCGAGCGACATTGTATTCGCCACCGCCCTCCCAGGTGGTGAACTGGCGGGAGGTGCGGACCCTCCCCTCACCAGGATCCAGACGCAGCAAAACTTCACCGAGGGAGAGGACATCGTAGTACGGTTGGCGGGACATGAGAACGGTAGATATGAAGCGTACACGGGCGGGAGCAAGGGGGAAGCTGTATGGAGAGGTGGGGATTTGGAGCCCAGTGCTCTTTGTGAAGCGGCTTATGAGGCTTATAGGACTATAGGATGAATAGGACTTATCCAATGAGGCCAGGAATTGAGGTGAAATTTGAGGGTGGCATTCATTACCCTGCTTCACAGATCACTGGCACCCGGCATCCTTCCTGCTAAAAGTGCCCTGAATGATACCGACCAACCCTTTGCGGGAGCATGGCTTCCGCCTCCTTGAAGATGAACTGAAGTTCCTGATGGATGCTTTTGCCAATGTGCTGCGCCGTCTGGGCGAGCCTGCACTGGCTGAAAAGCTGCCTTGGGCAGGCAAATGCGAAGGGATCGGGGATTCACCGGACCGCGCTTTGGGGCAGGCGTACTCCATCGCCTTTCAGATGCTGAACATTGTGGAGGAGCGCGCGGCCGCCCAGGTGCGCCGCCTGCGTGAAAAGGACAAAGGCCCCCAGGCGGAAAAAGGTCTGTGGCCGGACAATCTGCGTGAGATGCAGGCTCTGGGCCTGAGCCAGGAGGAGCTGATCGATGTCCTGCGTGAGGTTTTGGTGGAACCCGTTTTGACCGCCCACCCGACTGAGGCAAAGAGGGAGACGGTGCGTGAACTGCATCTGGAAATCTACAGTCTGATGAACCGCCATGAGAACCCGGCCTACACGCCGCGTGAACAGGCGCGTCTGCAGACTCATCTGGAGACACGGCTGGAAAACCTCTGGCGCACCGGTGAGATCCACGTGACCCGGCCCACCATTGATGCGGAACTGCAAAACGCGCTGCATTACCTGCGTGAAGTATTTCCCGAAGCTCTTTCCCGCGCTCACACACATCTGCGGGAAGCCTGGATCTCAGCCGGATATGATGCGGCCTCGGTGGACAGCCTGCCGCCGCTGCTGCGCTTTGGCACCTGGATCGGTGGAGACCGCGACGGGCATCCCTTTGTCACCTCCGAGGTGACTGAGAAATCCCTCAGCTCCCTGCGGGCGAATGCGCTGCGCATCCAGCGGCGCTCCCTGGAGGCGCTGGCTTTCCAGTCGCCGCTCAGCTCTTTGTTTCAAAAAACGCCCCAGGCTCTTGAGGCGTTGATCGAGCGTCTAACCACCAGCCTTCAGGCCGAGCCTGCGGTGGACCTAGCCTATATCCTGGAGCGCAACAAGGAGGAGCCTTGGCGTGCCGCCATCTACCTCATGCGGGCGAAGATCGTCCTGGCTACGGATAAGCCGGATTCACCTGCTGCCTATACCGAGGCCCCGCAACTGGACGCCGACCTGATGGCCTATGCGGAGTCTCTGGAAGCGGTGGGCGCGAGCACCCTGGTGCAGGAGTTCATCGTTCCTTTCCGCAGGCAGTTGCTGGCTTTCGGATTCCATTCCGCCATTCTGGACATCCGGCAAAATTCCGCCTTTCACGAGAAGGCGCTGGATCAGCTCATGGGCACCGCCGGGCTGCTGGGCGGGCGTCCGCTCAGTGAGTGGTCACTGTCAGAAAAGCGTGCCTTTTTGGAAAAGGAGCTGCTGTCTCCACGCCCCTTTCTGGCTCCTGGCATGAAAGCGGGACCGGAGGCGGATACCGTGCTGGCCTGTTTCCGCGTGGTCGCCACCCACCTGGCTAAATATGGTCCGGCTGGCCTGGGGGCGTTGATTGTTTCCATGACCAAAAACGTCGAGGATCTACTGACGGTTTACATCCTGGCCCGCGAGGCCGGACTGACGGAATGGTCTGCGGAGGGACTGCGCTGCCCGTTGCCTGTGACTCCCTTGTTTGAGACGATGGATGACCTTGAAGCGGGGCCGGGTATCGTGGAGGAATTTCTCTCCCATGACGTCACTAAACGCAGTCTGAAGAAGGATAAAAAGACCTTCCAGATGATGGTGGGCTATTCGGATTCTAACAAAGATTGCGGCATTTTGGCCAGCCAGTGGGCGCTGCATCGTGCCCAGACTGCACTGGCTTCCACTTGCGCGGCCCATGGGGTGAACCCTGTGTTTTTCCACGG
Proteins encoded in this window:
- a CDS encoding sugar kinase, whose amino-acid sequence is MSRQPYYDVLSLGEVLLRLDPGEGRVRTSRQFTTWEGGGEYNVARGGRRCFGLRTGILTAFADNEIGRLIEDLILQGGVDTDLIKWVPYDGMGKRVRNPINFTERGFGVRGAKGSVDRGHSAASQLKPGDFDFDHLFGTLGCRWLHTGGIFAGLSESTAELTIQACEAAKRHGVTVSYDLNYRPSLWQERGGFPGAQALNRQLAPYIDVMFGVLSDEPPVASAVATDPDDIFAIEDSKLRPAIERLIGEYPNLKTVAATLRRVHTASVNDWGALCYHEGQFYRSRNYPRFDILDRIGAGDSFVAGLVAGMLLENDPQKAVDYGAAHGALAMTTPGDTSMATLVEVQKLAEGGDSKVQR
- a CDS encoding phosphoenolpyruvate carboxylase; its protein translation is MIPTNPLREHGFRLLEDELKFLMDAFANVLRRLGEPALAEKLPWAGKCEGIGDSPDRALGQAYSIAFQMLNIVEERAAAQVRRLREKDKGPQAEKGLWPDNLREMQALGLSQEELIDVLREVLVEPVLTAHPTEAKRETVRELHLEIYSLMNRHENPAYTPREQARLQTHLETRLENLWRTGEIHVTRPTIDAELQNALHYLREVFPEALSRAHTHLREAWISAGYDAASVDSLPPLLRFGTWIGGDRDGHPFVTSEVTEKSLSSLRANALRIQRRSLEALAFQSPLSSLFQKTPQALEALIERLTTSLQAEPAVDLAYILERNKEEPWRAAIYLMRAKIVLATDKPDSPAAYTEAPQLDADLMAYAESLEAVGASTLVQEFIVPFRRQLLAFGFHSAILDIRQNSAFHEKALDQLMGTAGLLGGRPLSEWSLSEKRAFLEKELLSPRPFLAPGMKAGPEADTVLACFRVVATHLAKYGPAGLGALIVSMTKNVEDLLTVYILAREAGLTEWSAEGLRCPLPVTPLFETMDDLEAGPGIVEEFLSHDVTKRSLKKDKKTFQMMVGYSDSNKDCGILASQWALHRAQTALASTCAAHGVNPVFFHGRGGTVGRGAGPTHWFMEALPQGSLGGWLRMTEQGETIAQKYAHLGSAVYNTELLMASAAAATARHRHAKGEPLAIHSTMDRLAAWSRDAYRGLLHAPDFMRFYRAATPIDALEHARIGSRPSRRTGQATLDDLRAIPWVFSWTQSRFYLPGWFGAGSALEKLRSEDTAAFEELRTQLRGSPFLRYVLTNIESSLVSANPDLMRLYASLVPDDMVRETFLGTILAEYTRTRELLEDIFQGTFADRRPRLAYTLDIREEPLRVLHHQQVNLLREWRACLAAGENEGAEAMLPDMLISVNALASGLRTTG